The Aythya fuligula isolate bAytFul2 chromosome 2, bAytFul2.pri, whole genome shotgun sequence genome contains a region encoding:
- the RNF125 gene encoding LOW QUALITY PROTEIN: E3 ubiquitin-protein ligase RNF125 (The sequence of the model RefSeq protein was modified relative to this genomic sequence to represent the inferred CDS: substituted 1 base at 1 genomic stop codon), whose protein sequence is MYNNSVYPWTESMLGPGCTLFALCVIIYTPVRFCHSFISISLKNNAWTCPYCHVXYPSEKFPAPDSAKKMKKIYQNCSQYQTLLLLLISLVCLSKIRAHWRTCEKCIEKYGPVQELGDAVTR, encoded by the exons ATGTATAACAATTCAGTTTATCCTTGGACAGAGAGCATGTTGGGTCCTGGCTGTACTCTCTTTGCACTTTGTGTAATCATTTATACTCCTGTGAG ATTCTGTCACTCCTTTATTTCTATAAGTTTAAAGAATAATGCATGGACATGCCCTTACTGCCATGTTTAATATCCTTCTGAAAAATTTCCAGCTCCTGATAGtgccaagaaaatgaagaagataTACCAAAATTGCTCCCAATATCAAACACTG ctgctgcttctcatttCTTTGGTATGTCTGAGTAAAATTAGAGCTCATTGGAGAACTTGTGAAAAATGTATAGAAAAATATGGACCTGTACAGGAGCTTGGAGATGCTGTAACAAGATGA